The window CAGATGGAACGGATATTCGACTTTAAGTCTGAAAACGGTGCGCAAATGGTGAACAATAACGACTGGATCGGTACCATGAGTGTGATCGAATTTTTGCGTGATTACGGTAAGTTTTTAGGCGTTAACTATATGCTTGCAAAAGACAATGTTGCATCGCGACTAGAAGGTGGAATTTCTTTCACCGAGTTTTCTTATATGCTCATCCAAGGAATTGATTTCAATCATTTATTCGACAACTATGGCTGCCGTGTCCAAATCGGCGGTTCAGATCAGTGGGGCAATATTACAACAGGGCTTGAAGTGATTCGTAAAACGCATGAAGAAGAAGTGAAAGCATTCGGCATCACAATTCCGCTTGTCACGAAAGCGGATGGTACGAAATTCGGTAAAAGTGCGGGCGGCTCAGTTTGGCTCGATGCGGAAAAAACATCTCCATATGAATTTTACCAGTTCTGGATTAATACAGCTGATTCGGATGTCGTTAAATATATGAAAATCTTCACGTTCATGGAGCGAGAAGAAATTGAAGCATTTGAGATTACTGTACAAGAAGAACCACATTTACGGAAAGCGCAACTGGCACTTGCAGAAGAGATGACACGGTTGATTCACGGTCAGGAAGCACTTGACCAGGCAATCCGTATTTCCAAAGCATTATTCAGCGGAGATTTAAAAACACTAACTGCGGATGAAATGAAAGACGCATTCAAAGATGTACCTTCATTTGAAATGTCAAAAGAAGATAAAAATATTGTCGACTTTATCGTAGACTCCGGTGTGTCACCGTCAAGACGGCAGGCTCGTGAAGATGTAACGAATGGCGCTATTTCATTGAACGGAGAGCGTGTGACTGATACTGCTTACGAAGTGAACGCAGAAGATCGTCTTGAAGATGCATTTACGATTGTCCGACGCGGCAAGAAAAATTATAAAATGGTGAAATTCGTTTAATTGGTGACATAAATGAATATAGTGGCTTTGATTTTATGGATTGTCATGGCAAGTCATGAAACTGTCAGCTCAACCAGGGAAACGTTCATTTCTCCATAATACAAAAGGCTATTTTCCTTATAACAAGGAAAATAGCCTTTTGCCGTTTAGTCGTTTTTAATCCATTCAGGCAACTTTAAGCTATCATACGTTTCAGGATGAATCATGTTACCCAACTTCAAAGCTCCTTCTAGAAGCCGAGGGGAAGGACGGCAATATAATTCCTCCTCCATAATTGAGAAGTGGCCATTTTTTACTGCGGTAAGCTCCTTCCAGCCCGGTCGTTTCAGGACGACTTCCTTTTTCACCTTGTTGATTCTAACGCCAACCCAAGCAAGAAGGATATAATCAGGCTTCCTATTCAGTACATCATCCCAGTCCGTCTGCACACTGGCAAGTTTCACATCCTGAAACTCATTCACCCCTCCGGCGATCGCGCTGATTTCCGTCAGCCAGTTGATACTGCCTGGGGTAAATACCGGTTTCGGCCACCATTCCCAATAGAGCCGTGGAGTTTCGTCAACTGTGGCAGCGCGTTTTTTCATCTCTTCAATAAACGAAAGATACTCCGCTCTAATTTGGATAGCTCGCTCTTCGATGCCACATGCTTGTCCGACGGTTAGTAAATCATCAGCGATATCATCCAGACTTTGCGGGTCCAAAATAATATGAGGAATCATTCGTTTTTCAAGTTCTTCAATGTTTTTTTCCATCCCGGGTACACTTAGAGAAGCAAGTACAAGATCAGGCTCATACAATTCCAATTTATCCATATCAATCGACAAATCGGGACCGAGGCGTGGGAGGGGATTAATGCTTTTTGGCCAATCGGAAAAATCGTCAACTGCAACAAGTTGATCGATAAGACCGAGATAGGCAAGCAATTCCGTATTGCTTGGGCAGATTGATATGAGTTTCATCTAAACACCCCACAATTCATAATATGTATAAGTATAGCACGAAAAAAAAGGGTTCTTTGTCAAATGACGTTGGCGAAGGATAGTAGCCAACCATAACTTAGTTATTGTAGGGCTATCCAAGAAGTCAGTAAAGCTGATTTTTGGGGATAGTCCTTTTTCATATAGTCCTCCATGTATCCCGTTGTTTTCCGTTCCAGATGGACGCTTTCCGCGGGCACGGCTTCAGCCTCCTCGTCGCGAAAAGCACGCTCCTGTGGGGTCTTCAGCTCGCGCTGTTCCCGCTGGAGTCGCCATCTTGCACTCCAAACAACTAGTATTGCACTTGGAAATTAAATAAAAATAGACAAAAGATTTTCAAGCCTATTAAATCCTCATAAATGTTACGCAGCGTCAAAATGGAATTGTCCTTGTTCCTGCTGTTTAACCGATGGTTTTAACCTGAAGTGTAACAGAATTCGTTTTCTATAGTTCTGGAAGTTTCTATATCCATAGGCGACACGATTCAATACCTTGATCTTATTGTTGTTCCCTTCAATTCTTCCGTTATTGTAGGGGTAAATAAAACTGTTTTCTAAAAATGGAAGATGTTTTCTCAACGTTTTCAAGCTT of the Sporosarcina sp. FSL K6-1508 genome contains:
- the tyrS gene encoding tyrosine--tRNA ligase, which gives rise to MKEKLMEDLKWRGLLYQQTDEAGLEDLLTKEKISLYCGVDPTADSMHIGHIVPLLTLRRFQMHGHRPILLVGGATGMIGDPSGRSEERQLQTTEQIAKNVAGIKKQMERIFDFKSENGAQMVNNNDWIGTMSVIEFLRDYGKFLGVNYMLAKDNVASRLEGGISFTEFSYMLIQGIDFNHLFDNYGCRVQIGGSDQWGNITTGLEVIRKTHEEEVKAFGITIPLVTKADGTKFGKSAGGSVWLDAEKTSPYEFYQFWINTADSDVVKYMKIFTFMEREEIEAFEITVQEEPHLRKAQLALAEEMTRLIHGQEALDQAIRISKALFSGDLKTLTADEMKDAFKDVPSFEMSKEDKNIVDFIVDSGVSPSRRQAREDVTNGAISLNGERVTDTAYEVNAEDRLEDAFTIVRRGKKNYKMVKFV
- a CDS encoding cobalamin-binding protein yields the protein MKLISICPSNTELLAYLGLIDQLVAVDDFSDWPKSINPLPRLGPDLSIDMDKLELYEPDLVLASLSVPGMEKNIEELEKRMIPHIILDPQSLDDIADDLLTVGQACGIEERAIQIRAEYLSFIEEMKKRAATVDETPRLYWEWWPKPVFTPGSINWLTEISAIAGGVNEFQDVKLASVQTDWDDVLNRKPDYILLAWVGVRINKVKKEVVLKRPGWKELTAVKNGHFSIMEEELYCRPSPRLLEGALKLGNMIHPETYDSLKLPEWIKND